In Actinomyces marmotae, the DNA window CGCGAGCCTCGCTGGAGGAGGTGCTCGGTGGCGAGGGAGCCTCCCCGGACGTTGTCGCAGCGGATGTTGGGGATGGCGGGGGAGAGGTCGCGGTCGATCATGACCAACGGCATGCGGACGGTGCCGTAATCAGCGAGGTCCTCGTTGTGGGCCGACGAGATGATGCCGTCCACACGATGCGAGACGAGCAGGTCGAGGTACTCTCGCTCGCGCTCGGCGCGGCCCTGGGAGTTGCACACCAGGATGCGGTAGCCGTGCTCCGCCAAGGCGATCTCCAACTGCGCGGCGAGCTCGCCGAAGAAGGGAAGGGCCACCGTCGGGACGATGACGCCGATGCTCCGGGTGGCCATGCCGTGCAGGACGCGGGCAGCCTGGTTCGGCCGGTAGTTGAGCTCCGCGATCGCGGCGCCGACCCGCTCCTTGGTCGCCTCGCTGAGGTAACCGCGGTTGTTGATCACTCGCGACACCGTGGTCAGCGAGACGCCCGCGAGCTCGGCGACATCGGCGAGCGTGGGCTCTCGGCGCTGAGGCACAGCAACTCCTTTGTCTTGACGTCTGGACGGA includes these proteins:
- a CDS encoding LacI family DNA-binding transcriptional regulator, producing the protein MPQRREPTLADVAELAGVSLTTVSRVINNRGYLSEATKERVGAAIAELNYRPNQAARVLHGMATRSIGVIVPTVALPFFGELAAQLEIALAEHGYRILVCNSQGRAEREREYLDLLVSHRVDGIISSAHNEDLADYGTVRMPLVMIDRDLSPAIPNIRCDNVRGGSLATEHLLQRGSRHPLLLTSRAGRRNGREAGYRSALALAGIEAQVVAVDFNTPEPERTQRINDELTSRLGGFDAVFATDDLTAAGVVEWARSVGLGIPEDLRVIGFDGTRAIRQAVPGLTTIRQPIAELSRRAVAELLAQIEAIHDGVELRALEIAPIELPVELVVGRTT